From a region of the Pukyongiella litopenaei genome:
- a CDS encoding AEC family transporter codes for MADIFLRTLPFFALIGLGYWAGRTRFFTEEATAWLTRFVFYFALSAMLFRFAANLSLAEILDMRLVAGYLAGTTAIYLLATAVALLRRLDMATAAVEAQCAVIGNVGFLGIPMLAVLLGEAAIGPIMLVLATDLVVFSSLIVILINARNRGPSWGATLRLVGLGLLRNPMIVSICAGLAWSALQLPIPAPMAEFLSILGGAATPGALFAIGASLAGKSAERVQVAGWLSVCKLVLHPAAVAVGVLLLFPLAPYQAAVVISAAALPVAGNVYMLAQHYGIAPHRVSAAILFSTLASILTVPLVIAMVAP; via the coding sequence ATGGCCGATATTTTCCTGCGCACCCTCCCCTTCTTTGCCCTGATCGGCCTGGGCTACTGGGCAGGCCGCACCCGTTTCTTCACCGAAGAGGCCACCGCCTGGCTGACCCGCTTCGTGTTCTATTTCGCGCTGTCTGCGATGCTGTTCCGCTTTGCCGCCAACCTGTCGCTGGCCGAGATCCTCGACATGCGGCTGGTGGCGGGCTACCTGGCGGGCACCACGGCGATCTACCTGCTGGCCACCGCCGTGGCCCTGCTGCGCCGGCTCGACATGGCCACCGCCGCGGTCGAGGCGCAATGCGCGGTGATCGGCAATGTCGGCTTTCTCGGCATCCCGATGCTCGCGGTGCTGCTGGGCGAGGCCGCGATCGGTCCGATCATGCTGGTGCTGGCCACCGACCTGGTCGTGTTCTCGTCGCTGATCGTGATCCTGATCAACGCCCGCAATCGCGGCCCGTCCTGGGGCGCGACCCTGCGGCTGGTGGGGCTGGGGCTGCTGCGCAACCCGATGATCGTGTCGATCTGCGCGGGCCTGGCCTGGTCGGCCCTGCAGCTTCCGATCCCGGCGCCGATGGCGGAGTTCCTGTCCATCCTCGGCGGCGCCGCCACCCCCGGCGCGCTGTTCGCCATCGGCGCGTCGCTGGCCGGGAAATCCGCCGAACGGGTCCAGGTCGCCGGCTGGCTGAGCGTCTGCAAGCTGGTGCTGCACCCGGCCGCCGTGGCGGTCGGCGTGCTGCTGCTGTTCCCGCTCGCTCCCTACCAGGCCGCCGTCGTCATCTCCGCCGCCGCGCTGCCGGTTGCGGGGAACGTCTACATGCTGGCCCAGCATTACGGCATTGCGCCGCACCGGGTTTCGGCCGCGATCCTGTTTTCGACATTGGCAAGCATCCTGACGGTGCCGCTGGTGATCGCCATGGTCGCGCCCTGA
- the mbfA gene encoding iron exporter MbfA: MRFMTQRKRFSDLSEQEILALAISSEEDDARIYRGYAESLRADYPASARLFEDMAAEEDSHRGNLIALHETRFGPVIPLIRREHVAGFYARRPVWLMENLGLDRIRAEAEAMEADAERFYAAAASRTSDAATRKLLGDLAAAEAGHHATAGELADTHLGDGARDDEDATAHRQFILTWVQPGLAGLMDGSVSTLAPIFATAFATQDTWTTFLVGVAASVGAGISMGFTEAASDDGELSGRGSPAKRGLASGVMTTLGGLGHALPYLIPEFYTATTIAIVIVFFELWAIAWIQNRYMETPFFRAAFQVVLGGALVLAAGILIGSG; encoded by the coding sequence ATGCGCTTCATGACGCAACGAAAGCGGTTTTCGGATCTCAGCGAACAGGAAATCCTGGCGCTGGCGATTTCCTCGGAAGAGGATGACGCCCGCATCTATCGCGGCTATGCCGAAAGCCTGCGCGCCGACTATCCGGCCAGCGCCCGGCTGTTCGAGGACATGGCCGCCGAGGAAGACAGCCACCGCGGCAACCTCATCGCCCTGCACGAAACCCGGTTCGGCCCGGTCATCCCGCTGATCCGCCGCGAACATGTGGCCGGTTTCTACGCCCGGCGCCCGGTCTGGCTGATGGAAAATCTCGGGCTCGACCGCATCCGCGCCGAGGCCGAAGCGATGGAGGCGGATGCCGAACGGTTCTATGCGGCCGCGGCATCGCGTACCAGCGATGCGGCGACCCGCAAGCTGCTGGGCGATCTCGCCGCCGCCGAAGCCGGCCATCACGCAACCGCCGGCGAACTGGCCGACACCCATCTGGGCGATGGCGCGCGCGACGACGAGGACGCAACCGCGCACCGGCAGTTCATCCTGACCTGGGTGCAGCCGGGCCTGGCGGGGCTGATGGACGGGTCGGTCTCCACCCTGGCGCCGATCTTCGCCACCGCCTTTGCCACCCAGGACACCTGGACCACCTTCCTTGTCGGCGTCGCGGCCTCGGTCGGGGCGGGGATCTCGATGGGTTTTACCGAAGCCGCCTCCGATGACGGCGAATTGTCCGGACGCGGGTCGCCGGCAAAACGCGGGCTGGCATCCGGGGTGATGACGACGCTGGGCGGGCTGGGCCACGCCCTGCCCTACCTGATCCCGGAATTCTACACCGCGACGACGATCGCCATCGTGATCGTGTTCTTCGAATTGTGGGCCATCGCCTGGATCCAGAACCGCTACATGGAAACGCCGTTCTTCCGCGCCGCGTTCCAGGTGGTGCTCGGCGGTGCGCTGGTGCTGGCCGCCGGTATCCTGATCGGCAGCGGCTAG